In Sphingobium sp. B2D3C, a genomic segment contains:
- a CDS encoding GNAT family N-acetyltransferase: MTQQNSTAPTIDRAPTIETPRLIVRAFRASDAEPLCAAMADDDFARFITKEGRGLSYGESWQRFCSLAGHWVARGYGNFAVEEKASGAFIGHVGPMNPPGWPAFEIGWCIFPSAQGKGYAAEAAAAAFRWSHEALGQSETLHMIADDNVPSQKVAQALGAEPGEIWTPFWPDAKPVRQWCTRWEAFTRSPAYAQLEGR, translated from the coding sequence ATGACCCAACAGAACAGCACTGCCCCGACCATCGACCGCGCACCGACTATCGAAACGCCCAGGCTGATCGTGCGGGCGTTCCGTGCGTCTGATGCCGAGCCCTTGTGCGCGGCCATGGCGGACGATGACTTCGCGCGGTTCATCACCAAGGAAGGGCGCGGCCTTAGCTATGGCGAAAGCTGGCAGCGCTTCTGCAGTCTTGCCGGCCATTGGGTCGCGCGCGGCTATGGCAATTTCGCGGTCGAAGAGAAAGCGAGCGGAGCATTCATCGGCCATGTCGGGCCGATGAACCCGCCCGGCTGGCCGGCGTTCGAGATCGGCTGGTGCATCTTTCCGTCCGCACAAGGCAAGGGCTATGCAGCGGAGGCGGCAGCCGCCGCCTTCCGCTGGTCACACGAGGCCCTTGGCCAGAGTGAGACGCTGCACATGATCGCCGATGACAATGTGCCGAGCCAGAAGGTCGCCCAGGCCCTGGGCGCCGAGCCGGGTGAGATCTGGACGCCTTTCTGGCCGGATGCCAAGCCGGTGCGCCAATGGTGCACGCGCTGGGAGGCTTTTACCCGGTCGCCGGCCTACGCGCAGCTGGAGGGGCGATAG
- a CDS encoding MFS transporter, which translates to MSTPASPSEFRHGWPVVLAAACGSGLGIAGLLTYSAGIFAKDLESAIGLSRTTLGAAFFLATVALAVALPIAGWLIDRVGPRWPAVAGSLALSGGFALLGAVVHSVAGYMSVMAGIGLLAACSSPVAYTRAVNAVFDRARGLALGLTQVGIGISAAVVPPVLAIIVAERGWQAGYLALAAIAAMGVIPALSLPYLRSPRTPDRAGGMARAQMRSPLYLLVLASFGMMALSFAGLLPHFVPMLRESGLDARTAGSLAGLIGGSVIVSRIVVGWLADRVPAPRIAAACCALCALGCIALATGGATLAWVGAIALGTAMGAEADLIGYLTARYFGITHYGALYAVQYASFMLLAGLGPLWVGALADATGGYNAPLWVAAAGLGVSILLFLRLPNPQTSR; encoded by the coding sequence GTGAGCACGCCAGCATCCCCGTCCGAGTTCCGCCATGGCTGGCCGGTGGTCCTCGCCGCCGCTTGCGGCTCGGGACTGGGGATTGCCGGATTGCTGACCTACTCGGCGGGCATCTTTGCGAAAGACCTTGAGAGCGCGATCGGCCTCAGCCGCACGACGCTGGGCGCAGCCTTCTTCCTGGCGACGGTAGCGCTTGCCGTCGCCCTGCCCATCGCCGGCTGGCTGATCGACCGCGTCGGCCCGCGCTGGCCTGCCGTCGCCGGCTCTCTGGCGCTGAGCGGCGGATTCGCGCTGCTCGGGGCCGTCGTCCATTCGGTCGCCGGCTATATGAGCGTGATGGCAGGTATAGGCCTGCTGGCCGCCTGTTCGTCACCCGTTGCCTACACGCGCGCGGTCAATGCCGTCTTCGATCGGGCCCGCGGACTGGCGCTCGGCCTCACGCAGGTGGGCATCGGCATTTCCGCTGCCGTGGTGCCGCCTGTTCTGGCCATCATTGTGGCAGAGCGGGGTTGGCAGGCCGGCTATTTGGCGCTCGCCGCCATTGCCGCGATGGGCGTCATCCCGGCGCTCAGCCTGCCCTACCTCCGCAGCCCCCGGACGCCCGATCGCGCAGGCGGCATGGCCCGCGCCCAGATGCGCTCGCCCCTCTACCTGCTGGTGCTGGCATCCTTCGGCATGATGGCGCTCTCCTTTGCCGGCTTGCTGCCCCATTTCGTCCCGATGCTGCGGGAATCCGGCCTGGATGCCCGCACCGCCGGATCGCTGGCGGGGCTCATCGGCGGCTCCGTGATCGTCAGCCGGATCGTTGTCGGCTGGCTGGCAGATCGGGTGCCGGCGCCACGCATTGCCGCGGCCTGCTGCGCTTTGTGCGCGCTGGGATGCATCGCGCTGGCGACCGGCGGCGCGACACTCGCCTGGGTCGGCGCCATCGCGCTGGGTACAGCCATGGGCGCGGAAGCCGACCTCATCGGCTATCTCACCGCCCGCTACTTTGGCATCACCCATTATGGCGCGCTGTACGCCGTGCAATATGCCAGCTTCATGCTGCTGGCGGGGCTTGGCCCACTCTGGGTCGGCGCGCTGGCCGACGCCACCGGCGGATATAATGCCCCGCTCTGGGTGGCCGCTGCCGGCCTTGGCGTTTCCATCTTGCTGTTCCTGCGCTTGCCCAACCCACAGACGAGCCGCTAG
- a CDS encoding amidohydrolase family protein, whose translation MTITTCGDRQPIKVAARGKHLVVDIHCHLGIPAADAIVQARHPGPPPGINDFTSAKTSEVNRAQFATMGRTLNTLDRRLADMDRLGIDVQAISPSPGQYFYYADADVAREAARTVNDGMAAAVAQHPDRLVGMGTVPLQDVGLAVEEMRRCVRDLDLRGIEISSNVNGRDFHAEEFRPFFAAAEELGILLFIHPLGFTHANRMSEYYFNNLIGNPLESTLAVGHLIFGGVLDRYPGLRICVAHGGGYMPGYWGRMDHGWRARGDCSEHCQHEPSSYLRKLWLDTLVFDQDQLDSLVRTHGADKLCLGTDYPFDMSEPDPVGFHARLSDEEQRKILGLNAAELLGLETADKS comes from the coding sequence ATGACCATCACCACCTGTGGCGACCGCCAGCCGATCAAGGTCGCCGCGCGCGGCAAGCATCTGGTGGTGGACATCCATTGCCACCTCGGCATTCCCGCTGCCGACGCCATCGTGCAGGCGCGCCACCCCGGCCCGCCGCCCGGCATCAACGATTTCACCAGTGCCAAGACGAGCGAGGTCAACCGCGCCCAGTTCGCGACGATGGGCCGCACCCTCAACACGCTCGACCGGCGGCTGGCCGATATGGACCGGCTCGGAATCGACGTGCAGGCAATCAGCCCCAGCCCCGGCCAGTATTTCTATTATGCCGATGCCGATGTCGCACGGGAAGCGGCGCGCACCGTCAACGACGGCATGGCGGCCGCGGTCGCACAGCACCCTGACAGGCTGGTCGGCATGGGCACGGTGCCGCTGCAGGATGTCGGCCTTGCCGTCGAAGAAATGCGCCGCTGCGTGCGCGATCTGGATCTGCGCGGCATCGAGATCAGCTCCAACGTCAACGGCCGCGACTTTCATGCCGAGGAGTTTCGGCCGTTCTTCGCGGCCGCCGAAGAACTGGGCATCCTGCTCTTCATCCACCCGCTGGGCTTCACCCATGCCAACCGGATGAGCGAATATTATTTCAACAACCTCATCGGCAATCCGCTCGAATCGACGCTGGCCGTGGGTCATCTGATCTTCGGTGGCGTGCTGGATCGCTACCCCGGCCTGCGCATCTGCGTGGCCCATGGCGGCGGCTATATGCCCGGCTATTGGGGCCGGATGGACCATGGCTGGCGCGCGCGTGGCGATTGCAGCGAGCATTGCCAGCACGAGCCCTCCAGCTATCTGCGCAAGCTGTGGCTGGATACGCTGGTGTTCGATCAGGACCAGCTCGACAGCCTCGTGCGCACTCATGGCGCGGACAAGCTGTGCCTGGGGACCGACTATCCCTTCGACATGTCCGAGCCCGATCCGGTGGGCTTCCATGCCCGCCTGAGCGACGAGGAGCAGCGCAAGATCCTCGGCCTCAACGCCGCTGAACTGCTTGGACTGGAGACTGCCGACAAGAGCTGA
- a CDS encoding MipA/OmpV family protein, whose product MPFCPPSAPFARPVALALTLGLTLGAFASTASAKEKEPRRVRIAIGPEIQPSFPGADSLSVRPFLEGDIARGDEPFEFEAPDESFGIPVVSVGGFEVGPSMAVEGKRKADEVPGFVKVNRSLELGGFVQMFLAPSFRLRADLRQGVTGHEALVGSVSADWIMRDGDRWLVSVGPRVTLGSGKHQRTWFGVSPAQAAASGLPVFEAKGGVQSVGAAAGLIRQLDARWSLHGYARYDRLVGDAADSPVVRAYGARDQFSGGLALGYTFWWGKR is encoded by the coding sequence ATGCCTTTCTGCCCGCCATCTGCTCCCTTCGCCCGTCCTGTCGCGCTGGCGCTGACGCTCGGGCTCACGCTCGGCGCCTTCGCGTCGACCGCCTCCGCAAAGGAAAAGGAACCGCGCCGCGTGCGCATCGCCATCGGGCCGGAAATCCAGCCCAGCTTTCCGGGTGCGGACAGCCTGTCCGTCCGGCCCTTTCTGGAAGGCGACATTGCGCGCGGCGATGAACCTTTCGAGTTCGAGGCGCCGGACGAGAGCTTCGGCATCCCGGTCGTGAGCGTCGGCGGTTTCGAGGTCGGCCCGTCCATGGCCGTGGAAGGCAAGCGAAAGGCGGACGAGGTTCCCGGCTTCGTCAAGGTCAATCGCTCGCTGGAACTCGGCGGGTTCGTGCAGATGTTTCTCGCCCCTTCCTTCCGCCTGCGCGCCGATCTGCGCCAGGGCGTGACCGGCCATGAGGCGCTCGTCGGATCGGTCAGCGCCGACTGGATCATGCGCGACGGCGACCGTTGGCTGGTGTCGGTCGGCCCGCGCGTCACGCTGGGCAGCGGCAAGCACCAGCGCACATGGTTCGGCGTGTCGCCCGCGCAAGCCGCCGCCTCGGGCTTGCCGGTGTTCGAGGCGAAAGGCGGCGTTCAGTCCGTCGGTGCCGCTGCCGGCCTGATCCGCCAGCTCGATGCCCGCTGGAGCCTCCATGGCTATGCCCGTTACGACCGGCTAGTCGGCGATGCCGCCGATTCGCCGGTCGTCCGGGCCTATGGCGCACGCGACCAGTTTTCCGGCGGACTGGCGCTGGGCTACACCTTCTGGTGGGGCAAACGCTAA
- a CDS encoding spinster family MFS transporter — protein sequence MTKTQHGGAWVPGYTLFLLFVSNVFNYADRALLGIVVDPVKADLQLSDTAMSLVSGTAFVLFNLIVGIFIARWVDHGNRKKILLLGVAIWSGATALTGLAEGFVSLALTRVLVGVGEATAFPVAISVIADLYPKDRRPRALGIYQSSAFVGIVGGSIAAGILAAIFGWRTMFFICGGAGLAFVLLLALTMKEPQRGVHDEPDAADMGMRNLPQSIRFLLNVPGFRMLAVGMGISAMGAGVLPVWAPAFLLRSHGVSLAEVGALIAPSVGLGGIAGAIASGFMASYFTKRNGREIDSLMVPLIALPLSIPFFIAFCFAPSLALTLGAAAIMNFLLSSGITPCFSAAMGLATPQTRAVASMLLLASSGIIGSALAPLVVGAASDALTPQFGTESLRYAMSAVTVAPLLGCAFLWLAYRRARATAMAETATA from the coding sequence GTGACGAAGACGCAGCACGGCGGGGCCTGGGTGCCCGGCTATACTCTGTTCCTGCTCTTCGTGAGCAATGTGTTCAATTATGCCGACCGGGCCTTGCTCGGCATCGTCGTCGATCCGGTGAAGGCCGATCTGCAGCTGAGCGACACGGCGATGAGCCTTGTGTCCGGCACGGCCTTCGTGCTGTTCAACCTGATCGTGGGCATCTTCATCGCCCGCTGGGTGGACCATGGCAATCGCAAGAAAATCTTGCTGCTCGGCGTCGCCATCTGGTCCGGCGCCACGGCGCTGACCGGCCTTGCCGAAGGCTTTGTGTCGCTGGCGCTCACCCGGGTTCTGGTCGGTGTCGGCGAGGCCACGGCCTTTCCGGTCGCCATCTCCGTCATTGCCGACCTGTATCCCAAGGATCGGCGGCCGCGCGCGCTGGGCATCTATCAGTCGAGCGCCTTCGTCGGCATCGTCGGCGGGTCGATCGCGGCGGGGATATTGGCCGCGATATTCGGCTGGCGGACGATGTTCTTCATCTGCGGCGGCGCGGGCCTCGCCTTCGTGCTGCTGCTCGCGCTGACCATGAAGGAACCACAGCGTGGCGTGCATGACGAGCCGGACGCGGCGGATATGGGCATGCGCAACCTCCCCCAATCCATCCGCTTCCTGCTCAACGTGCCAGGCTTCCGCATGCTCGCGGTCGGCATGGGGATCTCGGCGATGGGCGCGGGCGTGCTGCCGGTCTGGGCGCCGGCGTTCCTGCTGCGCAGCCATGGCGTCAGCCTTGCCGAGGTGGGCGCCCTGATTGCGCCTTCCGTCGGCCTTGGCGGCATTGCCGGCGCCATTGCATCGGGTTTCATGGCCAGCTACTTCACCAAGCGAAACGGGCGGGAAATCGATAGCCTCATGGTGCCCCTGATTGCGCTTCCGCTCTCCATCCCCTTCTTCATCGCCTTCTGCTTCGCGCCGTCTCTGGCCCTGACGCTGGGCGCGGCGGCGATCATGAACTTCCTGCTCTCCAGCGGCATCACCCCCTGCTTCTCCGCCGCCATGGGGCTGGCCACGCCGCAGACCCGCGCGGTGGCGTCGATGTTGCTGCTGGCCTCCTCCGGGATCATCGGCTCGGCGCTGGCGCCGCTCGTGGTCGGCGCGGCCAGTGATGCGCTGACGCCGCAGTTCGGCACCGAATCGCTGCGCTATGCCATGTCTGCCGTGACGGTGGCTCCGCTGCTGGGCTGCGCCTTCCTCTGGCTCGCTTATCGCCGCGCCCGCGCGACGGCCATGGCTGAGACCGCCACCGCGTGA